In a single window of the Elaeis guineensis isolate ETL-2024a chromosome 6, EG11, whole genome shotgun sequence genome:
- the LOC140858406 gene encoding inactive TPR repeat-containing thioredoxin TTL3-like, with product MSRPGEPTGRTQRPHLDAGVEPPTDRFHSALALDSNKPDSKDLALDLGSPVSPLRSRAASAAVTNTSSSSSSSGSFSGKLPASAAAARNVASGGPPGRPNHPGEISGESGPTALEGRSLWPGHRRTGSAPLVYSGGGGSSSASSPMTNVLPAGNICPSGIIGKTGMIAQKTPRSDVLGSGTGNYGHGSVMRGGTPGAGAWKTSGDVGMGNLVDSVARRAMTSSDLQEVTRAANEQYKRGQFAEALRLYDRGIAMCDHNAAYRSSLVSCRSNRAAALMGLGRLREAVKECEEVLRLDPMNERAHLRLASLYLRLGQVENAKRHIYFGGQQPEHFELQKLQAVERHLGKCANVRKIGDWKSALREADAAMTAGADSSLLLIALRAEALLHLHQLDEADSTLSSARKFETSSSSSLQTKFFGMLSDSYIYIVRAKVDMALGRFENAVAMAEKAWQMDPTNTEVTMVLNGVRSASRARAQGNELFKSGCFAEACMAYGEGLKSDPSNPVLHCNRAACRSKLGQWEKSIADCNEALRIHPSYTKALLRRAASYAKLERWAEAVRDYEALRKELPGDSEVAEALFHAQVALKTSRGEEVSNMKFGGEVEEIASLEQFQAAISLPGASVVYFMAPSNQQCTQMSPFVDALCTQNPSANFLKVNVNESPVIARVENVRIVPTFKIYKDGMKMKEMICPSEKVLEVSVRHYSILH from the exons ATGTCTCGCCCCGGTGAGCCGACCGGCCGGACCCAAAGGCCCCATCTTGACGCGGGGGTCGAGCCCCCCACCGATCGCTTCCACTCCGCGCTCGCCCTTGATTCCAACAAGCCCGACTCCAAGGACTTGGCCCTCGATCTCGGCTCCCCCGTCTCCCCGCTCCGGTCCCGCGCCGCCTCGGCGGCCGTCACCAACACCAGCAGCAGCTCCAGCTCCTCCGGTTCCTTCTCCGGCAAGCTACCGGCGAGCGCCGCCGCCGCGCGGAACGTCGCCTCCGGCGGTCCTCCCGGGAGGCCGAACCACCCCGGGGAGATATCCGGCGAGAGTGGCCCCACTGCCTTGGAAGGCAGGAGTTTGTGGCCTGGCCACCGCCGGACCGGCTCTGCCCCGCTTGTCTATTCCGGCGGCGGCGGGAGTAGCTCGGCGAGTTCTCCGATGACCAATGTCCTTCCTGCGGGGAACATCTGTCCCTCGGGGATAATCGGGAAGACGGGAATGATCGCCCAGAAGACGCCGAGAAGCGACGTGCTGGGCTCCGGCACCGGGAATTACGGCCACGGGAGTGTAATGCGTGGCGGGACTCCCGGCGCCGGGGCGTGGAAGACGAGCGGGGACGTGGGGATGGGAAATTTGGTGGATTCCGTGGCGCGGAGGGCAATGACGAGCTCGGATCTACAGGAGGTGACGAGGGCGGCGAACGAGCAGTACAAAAGGGGGCAGTTCGCAGAGGCGCTGAGGCTCTATGATCGAGGGATTGCGATGTGCGATCACAATGCCGCGTATCGGAGTAGCCTAGTGTCGTGTCGGAGTAACCGGGCGGCGGCGCTTATGGGGCTTGGCAGGTTGCGGGAGGCGGTGAAAGAGTGCGAGGAGGTGCTCCGTCTGGATCCGATGAACGAGCGGGCACACCTGAGATTGGCTTCACTATATTTACG GTTGGGGCAGGTTGAGAATGCAAAGCGGCATATCTACTTTGGAGGCCAGCAGCCTGAGCATTTTGAGTTGCAGAAGCTCCAAGCAGTGGAGAGGCATCTGGGAAAGTGTGCAAATGTGAGGAAGATTGGCGATTGGAAGAGCGCCTTAAGAGAAGCTGATGCAGCCATGACTGCAGGGGCTGACTCCTCTCTGCTG CTCATTGCATTGAGAGCAGAAGCCCTTCTCCATCTCCACCAGCTCGATGAGGCTGATTCAACTCTTTCAAGTGCACGTAAATTTGAAACATCATCCTCGTCTTCCTTACAGACGAAATTTTTTGGCATGCTATCAGATTCCTATATCTACATTGTTCGAGCCAAAGTTGATATGGCATTGGGAAG gtttgagaatgcagTTGCAATGGCTGAGAAGGCCTGGCAGATGGATCCTACAAATACAGAAGTGACAATGGTGTTGAATGGTGTGAGATCTGCATCAAGAGCTCGAGCTCAAGGAAATGAGCTCTTCAAATCTGGATGCTTTGCAGAAGCATGCATGGCATATGGGGAAGGTCTTAAATCTGATCCATCAAACCCGGTTCTCCATTGTAACAGAGCAGCTTGTCGGTCCAAGCTTGGACAGTGGGAGAAATCTATTGCGGATTGCAATGAAGCCCTCAGGATTCATCCCAGTTATACCAAGGCCCTTCTCAGACGTGCTGCCTCCTATGCGAAG CTTGAGCGCTGGGCTGAAGCTGTGCGAGATTATGAAGCCCTAAGAAAGGAGCTTCCAGGTGACAGTGAGGTGGCTGAAGCCTTATTCCATGCTCAAGTTGCACTGAAAACATCTCGTGGTGAGGAAGTCTCTAATATGAAATTCGGAGGGGAGGTTGAGGAGATTGCTAGTTTGGAGCAATTCCAAGCGGCGATATCTTTACCTG GAGCTTCTGTTGTTTATTTCATGGCACCATCAAACCAGCAATGCACCCAAATGTCCCCATTTGTGGATGCACTGTGCACACAAAATCCATCTGCAAACTTTCTCAAG GTCAATGTCAACGAGAGCCCTGTCATTGCCAGGGTGGAGAATGTGAGAATAGTCCCGACCTTTAAGATCTACAAGGACGGGATGAAGATGAAGGAGATGATCTGCCCCAGTGAGAAGGTTTTGGAGGTGTCTGTGAGGCACTACAGTATCTTGCATTAA